The Papaver somniferum cultivar HN1 chromosome 3, ASM357369v1, whole genome shotgun sequence genome includes a region encoding these proteins:
- the LOC113360105 gene encoding uncharacterized protein LOC113360105 translates to MANKEAVEELTKKIDELARAQDDSNKKMDELTKSQSDSSVKYDVVMKSVAEIKDVQRRPTVEFMSVINAAFNVQMDRYIEASDRRNLNRDTQAGSSDGVLGPPPNGNPFNSGENIIQPHYQYTLEKNQFLQPIPKIEFPKFDGTNPRSWIRKCRNFFLLHNMSDPQMVNIASMYLEGKADIWFQNYQIGKPLITWDDFVRDICLRFQEVGHDDVVGEFNKLNQLGSILDYQEVFEELKALMLAKNPHLTEAYFTSSFISGLKDELRLHVQMFSPKSLSNAVYLARMQEALLENAPRKQKFHYRLPPLSVPTNSSQRQPISPVTSPTNHSRNFSSPVVTSTPPIKKFSYAEMRKIREKGLCYNRDEFFQAGHKCLKQQIYMLVADDEESTLSGEESPVETPLSPTLEEEVEISVHALAGNVSHNTIRIEGASKKQPLTILIDSGSTHSFLDPAAAARCGGNLVPTASLLVAVANGNKMVSDAKCPSFKWQMQGHQFQFEMRLLTLGGCDMVLGVDWMKGMSPMVFDFNKLTVEFSLEGQPIKLQGNSPTTQISMMTGKALRKRVRQNKHGMVGRLFAITACEEQTVTPTPILPLLQKYETVFQEPNTLPPSRAHDHHIPLKPLTTPPNQRPYRIPYIQKEVVEQLVQEMLKTGVIQPSRSPFSSPILLVKKKDGSWRFCVDYRKLNEATIKDKYPIPIIEELLDELCGAKVFSKIDLRAGYHQIRVFPADTYKTAFKTHQGHYEFMVMPFGLTNAPASFQALMNDVFQPYLRKFILVFFDDILLSKCTFGQPKIEYLGHIISGEGVIADPIKISCMLNWPVPTTLKELREFLGLTCYYRKFVKAYGIICKPLTELLKKESFKWNDAAHNAFEDLKQVVTTTPVLVLPDFTLPFEIETDACDTGVGAVLMQNKRPIAYFNKGMGTRFLSMSTYEKELLAIVMAVTKWRPYLLENHFTIYTDYQSLKYFLEQRIHTMVQQKWLSKLLGYDYVVVYKKGIENKVVDALSRVPQASSPQCQLISQLQPAWFGEVQASYNSDTLAAEIIPKLTLSPSRKPPYTFLRGILRYNNRVYVGSKGTLRQQVLAAVHSSYVGGHSGTQASYQRAKEYFYWVGMKKELIQYIKECDICQQHKVSHTTPGGLLQPLPIPDQAWKHISMDFITGLPKYEGREVIMVVVDRFTKYIHFLPLIHPFTAASVAKVFLDNIFKLHGLPATIVSDRDNIFLSNFWQELFTKMGTALHMSSAYHPKTNGQTERVNACLESYLRCMTSYIPSKWVSWLSLSEWQTYVQLKRSLKLTAKFFGPYQVTAKIGKVAYKLNLPVTSRIHPVFHVSQLKPKLGAGLLPQTTLSSLDSNGFLEVTPFQILSTRTIKKNQQLVDQVLVHWNHSAAAHATLEDKALIKQQFPKLILEDKNQIE, encoded by the exons ATGGCTAATAAAGAAGCTGTTGAGGAACTTACTAAGAAGATCGATGAGCTTGCTAGAGCTCAAGATGATTCAAATAAGAAGATGGATGAACTCACTAAATCTCAAAGTGATTCTTCAGTCAAATATGATGTTGTTATGAAATCGGTTGCAGAGATTAAAGACGTTCAACGTCGCCCTACTGTTGAGTTCATGAGTGTGATTAATGCTGCTTTCAATGTTCAAATGGACCGTTATATTGAAGCTTCAGACAGGAGGAACTTAAATCGAGACACACAGGCTGGTTCTTCTGATGGAGTTTTGGGTCCTCCACCCAACGGAAACCCATTTAATTCAGGTGAAAATATCATACAACCTCACTATCAATATACTCTTGAGAAAAATCAATTTCTTCAACCAATACCTAAGATAGAATTCCCAAAATTTGATGGTACCAACCCCCGATCTTGGATTCGTAAGTgtagaaatttttttcttcttcataatatGTCAGATCCACAAATGGTTAATATAGCTTCCATGTATCTAGAAGGAAAAGCTGACATATGGTTTCAAAATTATCAAATTGGTAAACCATTAATAACATGGGATGATTTTGTTAGGGATATCTGTTTACGTTTTCAAGAGGTTGGTCATGATGATGTTGTAGGGGAATTTAACAAACTCAATCAACTTGGATCAATCCTAGATTATCAGGAGGTCTTTGAGGAGTTGAAAGCATTAATGTTAGCAAAAAATCCTCACCTCACTGAAGCATATTTTACTTCGAGTTTCATCAGTGGATTAAAGGATGAACTCCGGTTGCACGTTCAGATGTTTTCACCAAAATCACTTTCTAATGCAGTATACTTGGCTAGAATGCAAGAGGCACTCCTTGAGAATGCACCCAGAAAACAAAAATTCCATTACAGACTCCCACCATTATCTGTTCCAACCAATTCTTCTCAAAGACAACCTATTTCACCAGTTACAAGCCCCACCAACCACTCCCGAAATTTTTCATCACCTGTTGTCACTTCTACACCACCTATTAAGAAGTTTTCATATGCAGAGATGCGCAAAATACGAGAAAAGGGTCTTTGTTATAACCGCGATGAATTTTTTCAAGCTGGCCATAAGTGTCTTAAGCAACAAATTTATATGTTGGTTGCTGATGATGAAGAGTCGACACTATCTGGTGAAGAATCACCTGTTGAAACTCCATTGTCTCCTACTCTAGAAGAAGAAGTCGAGATTTCAGTTCATGCTCTAGCTGGCAATGTCTCCCACAACACTATTCGGATAGAGGGAGCTTCTAAGAAGCAGCCACTGACAATCTTGATAGACAGTGGAAGCACTCATAGTTTTCTCGACCCAGCTGCAGCTGCTAGATGTGGAGGGAATCTTGTTCCTACAGCCTCATTGTTAGTAGCAGTAGCAAATGGTAATAAAATGGTTAGTGATGCTAAGTGTCCATCTTTTAAGTGGCAAATGCAGGGACACCAATTCCAATTTGAGATGCGTCTCTTAACCTTGGGGGGCTGTGACATGGTGCTTGGAGTGGATTGGATGAAAGGCATGAGTCCAATGGTTTTTGACTTCAATAAACTGACTGTAGAATTCTCTCTGGAGGGGCAGCCCATCAAACTTCAAGGTAACAGTCCTACAACTCAGATTTCTATGATGACTGGTAAGGCTTTGCGTAAACGGGTTAGACAGAATAAACATGGAATGGTTGGTAGGTTATTTGCTATTACTGCATGTGAAGAACAAACTGTGACCCCTACCCCCATTTTACCCTTATTACAAAAATATGAAACTGTTTTTCAAGAACCCAACACTCTTCCTCCATCTAGGGCTCATGATCATCATATTCCATTAAAACCACTCACTACACCTCCAAACCAAAGGCCTTATCGTATTCCTTATATTCAGAAGGAAGTAGTAGAACAACTGGTGCAGGAAATGCTCAAAACTGGTGTGATACAACCTAGTAGAAGCCCTTTCTCTTCTCCAATATTACTTGTTAAAAAGAAAGATGGCAGCTGGCGATTTTGTGTCGACTATAGAAAGTTAAATGAAGCTACTATTAAAGACAAATACCCTATTCCCATTATAGAGGAGTTATTGGATGAGCTATGTGGTGCAAAGGTGTTCTCCAAGATAGATTTACGCGCAGGGTATCATCAGATTCGTGTGTTTCCTGCAGACACATACAAGACGGCCTTTAAGACTCATCAAGGGCATTATGAGTTTATGGTGATGCCATTCGGCTTAACCAATGCTCCAGCCTCCTTCCAAGCATTAATGAATGATGTTTTTCAGCCGTACTTGAGGAAGTTTATCTTAGTGTTTTTCGATGACATATTG CTCAGTAAATGCACTTTTGGTCAACCAAAAATCGAGTATCTGGGACATATCATCAGTGGTGAAGGAGTCATAGCTGATCCTATAAAAATCTCTTGTATGCTCAATTGGCCAGTACCAACTACCTTGAAGGAGCTGAGGGAATTTCTGGGCCTTACATGCTACTATAGAAAGTTTGTGAAAGCCTATGGTATCATTTGTAAGCCTTTAACAGAATTACTTAAGAAGGAGAGCTTCAAGTGGAATGATGCTGCACATAATGCTTTTGAAGACCTCAAACAAGTTGTCACCACCACTCCAGTGCTAGTGCTCCCTGATTTCACACTTCCATTTGAAATTGAGACGGATGCTTGTGATACAGGTGTGGGAGCAGTTCTTATGCAGAATAAAAGGCCAATTGCTTATTTTAACAAAGGCATGGGAACAAGATTTCTTTCTATGTCCACCTATGAGAAGGAATTACTTGCCATTGTGATGGCAGTTACCAAATGGAGGCCATATTTGCTGGAAAATCATTTTACTATTTACACAGACTATCAAAGTCTGAAATATTTTTTGGAGCAAAGAATTCACACCATGGTGCAACAAAAATGGCTCTCAAAATTGTTGGGTTATGATTATGTCGTGGTTTACAAAAAAGGAATTGAGAATAAAGTGGTTGATGCTTTGTCAAGGGTACCTCAAGCTTCATCACCACAATGTCAACTCATTTCTCAACTACAGCCTGCTTGGTTTGGAGAAGTGCAAGCTAGTTACAATTCAGATACTTTGGCTGCTGAAATCATTCCAAAACTCACACTTTCTCCTTCCAGAAAACCTCCATACACTTTTCTTCGAGGCATTTTGAGATACAATAACAGAGTATATGTTGGCTCAAAGGGAACATTAAGGCAACAAGTATTGGCTGCAGTCCATTCCTCATATGTGGGAGGACATTCTGGCACTCAAGCCAGCTACCAAAGAGCAAAAGAGTATTTTTACTGGGTGGGAATGAAGAAAGAATTAATTCAGTACATAAAGGAGTGTGACATTTGTCAGCAGCACAAGGTCTCACACACAACCCCTGGAGGATTGCTCCAACCATTACCCATTCCTGACCAAGCATGGAAGCACATATCCATGGATTTCATTACAGGACTTCCCAAATATGAAGGCAGAGAGGTCattatggtggtggtggatagGTTCACTAAATACATCCACTTCCTTCCACTTATCCATCCATTCACAGCTGCTTCTGTGGCCAAGGTATTTCTAGACAACATTTTTAAACTACATGGTTTGCCTGCTACAATAGTATCAGATAGAGACAACATTTTCCTTAGCAATTTCTGGCAagaattatttacaaaaatgggAACAGCTTTGCACATGAGTTCTGCTTACCATCCAAAAACAAATGGACAGACTGAAAGAGTAAATGCTTGTTTAGAATCATATTTAAGATGCATGACTAGTTACATACCATCTAAATGGGTTAGCTGGTTATCTTTATCTGAATG GCAAACATATGTGCAACTGAAAAGAAGTTTGAAGCTGACAGCCAAATTCTTTGGTCCATATCAAGTCACTGCAAAAATTGGGAAGGTAGCCTATAAACTCAATCTGCCTGTTACTTCAAGGATTCATCCAGTGTTCCATGTATCTCAGTTGAAGCCAAAGTTGGGAGCAGGATTGTTACCACAGACTACACTCTCATCTCTGGACTCTAATGGCTTCCTGGAGGTCACTCCTTTTCAGATTCTTTCCACCAGAACTATAAAGAAGAACCAACAGTTAGTGGATCAAGTATTGGTGCACTGGAATCACTCTGCAGCTGCTCATGCTACTTTGGAAGACAAGGCTCTCATCAAACAACAGTTTCCAAAGCTGATTCTTGAGGACAAGAATCAAATTGAGTAG